The proteins below are encoded in one region of Scyliorhinus torazame isolate Kashiwa2021f chromosome 8, sScyTor2.1, whole genome shotgun sequence:
- the bhlhe23 gene encoding class E basic helix-loop-helix protein 23, with protein MNVAEGDLFHSTASISVKGRDELNSIVNDTYIDLPQRYGQSTYSYSGAGRGAETRESWSGQSCTPYTINKDPKATESSEEQTGDEEDSDGRSAGSTRNPGSDNEGKLKSSSGKKGKEPRSLRLSINARERRRMHDLNDALDGLRSVIPYAHSPSVRKLSKIATLLLAKNYILMQAQALDEMRRLVAYLNQGQGLTGPVPSAAALTNTLSSFGQSAVYPFTGTSIAACPDKCAVYTGTPSSLCKHCNDKP; from the coding sequence ATGAACGTTGCGGAAGGAGATCTATTTCACAGCACAGCGAGCATCTCTGTCAAAGGGAGGGATGAGTTAAATTCTATTGTCAATGACACATATATTGATCTGCCCCAACGCTACGGCCAATCTACTTATAGCTACAGTGGCGCTGGCCGAGGTGCTGAAACACGGGAGAGCTGGTCTGGACAAAGCTGTACACCATACACCATCAATAAGGACCCCAAAGCAACAGAAAGCAGCGAAGAGCAGACGGGAGACGAAGAGGACAGCGACGGTCGATCTGCCGGGAGCACAAGGAATCCAGGCAGTGACAACGAGGGCAAACTAAAAAGTTCAAGTGGCAAGAAAGGCAAAGAACCGCGATCGCTGAGACTGAGCATTAACGCAAGGGAGAGGCGAAGGATGCACGACTTAAACGATGCACTGGACGGTCTGAGATCTGTAATTCCTTATGCCCATAGCCCATCGGTGAGAAAACTGTCCAAAATCGCCACTTTGCTTCTGGCGAAAAACTACATCTTGATGCAGGCTCAGGCTTTGGATGAAATGAGGCGGCTGGTCGCGTATTTGAACCAGGGCCAGGGACTGACAGGACCCGTTCCATCTGCAGCTGCGTTGACCAACACTCTGAGCTCCTTTGGGCAGTCTGCCGTTTATCCATTTACAGGCACTTCCATTGCTGCTTGTCCGGACAAATGTGCTGTGTATACAGGAACACCCTCAAGTCTTTGCAAACATTGTAACGACAAGCCTTAA